From a region of the Daphnia pulicaria isolate SC F1-1A chromosome 1, SC_F0-13Bv2, whole genome shotgun sequence genome:
- the LOC124322234 gene encoding DNA translocase FtsK 1-like: MENPVASTLIDLPLNPFKGIESDQLGDIENLEHELENNSPKSDYQDGKKTMNIYSMNSKLEEEEKCPWLNAPLIGDRNVPTPIRFHPENIRERRGHGLLCLIYSTLKTRSRKVSKTTSKIGKRSQRIKRFWLRKAGLVPAWVEPPPRPPPRELIPLEQLPAGALAPQLAPFLNIARRCLSVEELAEALRPREYGDIRYRNRQEPAPQPVPPPAQDLLPVVIGEPEADQEPIQAPPPDIQQRQVRYREQHVGRGLLRRVVFLPVRQEEAAAAAAPNQQSESESEEEAAAAAAPNQQSESESEEEAAAAAAPHQQQGSESEEDEIQLCHESSSTDDSSSEESTDEDRRHFETELEANPALRRAYERSETARRERGRFNTRPGHLYTRRNTRGREQRNPTN, encoded by the exons ATGGAGAATCCAGTTGCCTCAACACTTATTGACTTACCACTCAATCCATTCAAGGGAATAGAGAGTGATCAGCTTGGTGACATAGAAAACCTTGAGCACGAGCTTGAAAATAATTCCCCGAAATCGGATTACCAAGACGGCAAGAAAACGATGAACATTTATTCGATGAACTCGAAGCTGGAAGAGGAAGAGAAATGCCCGTGGTTGAACGCCCCACTAATCGGTGACAGAAATGTTCCGACGCCCATCCGCTTCCATCCAGAA AATATACGTGAGAGAAGAGGACACGGTTTACTGTGTCTAATTtattcaactttgaaaact AGGAGCCGAAAGGTCTCCAAAACAACCAGCAAAATAGGAAAACGTTCGCAAAGGATCAAGCGGTTTTGGCTGCGCAAGGCGGGTCTGGTGCCAGCGTGGGTGGAACCGCCACCGCGTCCACCACCAAGGGAGTTGATCCCGCTTGAGCAGCTGCCAGCAGGTGCCCTAGCCCCTCAGTTGGCACCGTTCTTGAATATTGCTAGGAGGTGCCTCAGCGTGGAAGAACTAGCAGAGGCTCTCCGCCCGAGAGAATACGGCGACATACGCTACCGTAATCGACAGGAACCGGCCCCACAACCGGTTCCACCACCGGCTCAAGATTTACTGCCGGTCGTGATTGGAGAACCGGAAGCTGATCAGGAGCCGATCCAGGCACCTCCGCCCGACATTCAACAACGCCAAGTACGATATCGCGAGCAGCACGTTGGAAGGGGTCTACTTCGCCGAGTAGTCTTCCTTCCAGTGAGACAGGAGGAAGCAGCCGCTGCTGCAGCCCCAAACCAGCAGTCGGAAAGCGAGTCGGAGGAGGAAGCAGCCGCTGCTGCAGCCCCAAACCAGCAGTCGGAAAGCGAGTCGGAGGAGGAAGCAGCCGCTGCTGCAGCCCCACACCAGCAACAAGGAAGTGAGTCGGAGGAAGACGAGATCCAGCTGTGCCACGAAAGCTCGTCAACGGACGACAGCTCGTCAGAAGAGTCAACGGACGAAGACAGGCGCCATTTTGAAACAGAATTGGAGGCCAATCCGGCTCTGAGAAGAGCGTACGAGAGGAGCGAAACAGCAAGGAGAGAGCGAGGCCGTTTCAACACCCGTCCGGGCCACCTCTACACAAGAAGAAATACCAGAGGAAGGGAGCAGAGGAACCCAACCAATTAA
- the LOC124322266 gene encoding uncharacterized protein LOC124322266: MEKETGTASPQNPPIGASFSDAPIGSSGEADSKWFEKEEQVATNFDLSLFWKIENFANLEGADAVESEDRFDFFDEKITRWPDGRYCTPIPWTTDKWRLQKNLPLATGRVESTIARLRKNPGDLVNYHAEIQKLIDSKFVEEANMDYEELHTYLPHHPIFRGDKSTTKIRPVFDGAAKTKFGPSLNDVLETGPNLNPDLLSVLLRFRKYEIAWIADIEKAFLNIALQPEDAEAIRFLWPRDPAVAGSPLIAYKWKRVPFGLSSSPFLLRVTINKHFKSLKSRFPETIQQLEESLYVDDYLGGANNLSIAKKRVDETDEIFSDAQLNMRSWATNNEDLKQHLKEKGLSNQVVGLLSPALDGQQKVLGIRWDTGSDSFKFDPASIIQAVEEVGSEITKRKILSISARIFDPIGFLSPTVLLLKIIYQKLWEKEIGWDQAAPADIQKSWKIVMTGLADFTELQIPRWIGLSEKVTSHEIHVFGDASEAAYGAVAYARLQKGQEDPLIILLASKTRVAPLPKKKVTLPRLELLSSLLAVRLGEVVKNAMQVQYWRTIYWSDSLVALGWIRGEPNKWKPFVRNQVETIRKISQPEWWRHCPGLQNPADLASRGAPAPTLVTSTLWWNGPIWLKGEETEWPDSPNDQIPQTIQSEMESEARSTTVSTTAAIAIPTASVDWNLDKIST; encoded by the coding sequence ATGGAAAAGGAGACTGGAACGGCCAGTCCCCAAAATCCGCCAATAGGAGCGTCATTCTCGGATGCCCCAATCGGATCCAGCGGAGAAGCAGATAGTAAATGGTTTGAGAAGGAAGAACAAGTTGCTACTAATTTcgacctttcccttttttggaaaatagaaaacttcGCGAACCTTGAAGGCGCTGATGCAGTGGAGTCGGAGGATCGCTTCGATTTCTTTGACGAAAAAATAACGAGATGGCCAGATGGAAGATACTGTACACCGATCCCTTGGACAACTGACAAGTGGAGACTTCAGAAAAATCTCCCGTTGGCCACCGGAAGAGTGGAGAGTACAATAGCAAGATTGAGAAAAAATCCAGGAGATTTGGTGAATTACCACGCAGAAATCCAAAAGCTCATCGACAGCAAATTCGTCGAGGAGGCGAACATGGACTACGAAGAGCTTCACACCTATCTCCCACATCATCCGATCTTCAGAGGCGACAAATCAACGACGAAAATCAGACCCGTCTTCGATGGAGCAGCAAAAACGAAATTTGGACCAAGTCTGAACGACGTGTTGGAGACCGGACCAAATCTCAATCCCGATCTCCTATCAGTGCTATTACGCTTCAGAAAGTACGAGATTGCCTGGATTGCCGACATAGAAAAGGCTTTTCTAAACATCGCCCTGCAGCCGGAAGACGCTGAAGCAATCAGGTTTTTATGGCCCAGGGATCCAGCAGTGGCTGGATCGCCTCTAATTGCCTACAAGTGGAAGAGAGTGCCCTTTGGCCTTAGTTCTAGCCCCTTTCTCCTACGTGTTACAattaacaaacatttcaaatcaCTAAAGTCTCGTTTTCCAGAAACTATTCAACAGCTGGAAGAAAGTTTGTACGTTGACGATTACCTCGGCGGAGCAAACAATTTATCGATCGCCAAGAAAAGAGTCGACGAAACGGACGAGATCTTTAGTGACGCCCAACTCAACATGAGAAGCTGGGCAACCAACAACGAAGACCTAAAACAACACCTGAAGGAGAAAGGACTATCGAATCAAGTCGTAGGCCTACTCTCCCCAGCCTTGGACGGCCAACAGAAGGTGTTAGGAATCCGGTGGGACACCGGATCCGATTCGTTCAAATTCGACCCAGCATCCATCATCCAAGCAGTAGAAGAAGTGGGATCGGAAATCACCAAAAGAAAGATACTCAGTATCTCGGCAAGGATTTTTGATCCAATTGGATTTTTATCTCCCACTGTACTTTTATTGAAGATTATTTACCAGAAGCTCTGGGAAAAGGAGATAGGTTGGGACCAAGCAGCTCCAGCCGATATCCAAAAATCTTGGAAGATAGTGATGACTGGTCTCGCCGATTTCACCGAACTACAAATTCCACGATGGATCGGACTATCCGAAAAGGTCACTTCTCACGAAATTCACGTCTTCGGAGACGCTTCTGAAGCAGCGTATGGAGCCGTAGCCTACGCCCGACTCCAAAAAGGACAAGAAGATCCACTCATCATCCTACTGGCCAGCAAGACGAGAGTTGCACCTCTACCTAAGAAAAAAGTAACTTTACCGCGTTTAGAATTGCTGAGCTCACTTTTAGCCGTACGTTTAGGTGAAGTCGTAAAAAATGCAATGCAAGTCCAGTATTGGAGAACTATCTACTGGTCAGACTCCTTGGTTGCACTAGGATGGATTAGAGGAGAGCCGAACAAATGGAAGCcattcgtccgaaaccaaGTGGAGACGATTCGAAAAATTTCACAGCCCGAGTGGTGGAGACACTGTCCAGGTCTCCAAAATCCGGCCGATCTTGCCTCGCGGGGAGCGCCAGCGCCAACGCTGGTAACCTCAACTCTTTGGTGGAACGGCCCGATTTGGCTCAAAGGAGAAGAAACGGAATGGCCAGATTCTCCCAACGACCAAATTCCACAAACAATCCAGTCCGAAATGGAATCGGAAGCAAGGAGTACGACGGTCAGCACAACAGCAGCCATCGCAATTCCAACAGCCTCCGTCGACTGGAATCTCGACAAAATTTCCACCTGA
- the LOC124322283 gene encoding uncharacterized protein LOC124322283, with translation MESIKAIGPDGKGSGKVIRITRLSREELDEAELTIYRQLQRERYPKAFESLQLDNTIQPKEKIAALFPIWDARDRLVRIHGRVSLALRDRNIDPPILLPASHIVITFLITDKHESLLHAGAKVTLSELKEKFWIVKGRQQVKKTLFTCVECKKLTSPPFQELAAPLPLNRLKHAQSFHVTGVDFAGPLLYKPAQRRKKRKAPPGVQDPTPADDPTEERIEEPPAEGDAPNEALIVGEEDSIEEDVEIQDILITTTKAKKTNHLKSYVCLFTCAVTRAVHLELLPDMTARSFLLAFRKFAARRGPVSVMYSDNAQTFRCVERFLRTIHADPTIQDFLASRKTLWIFSASLAPWWGGFWERMVRSVKDLLRRSNGRACLDYMELEASLAEIESVINARPLSYIGEGADDPLPITPNQFLNNRRSTRADPEPAVNLLAPTSTSIVLQEMDKNRREYVADICARFVDDYLLQLDNFHSKGKSGRKIRLGEVVVIHDENSKRLMWSTGVVKELIPSRDGLIRSVMLKIPNGNLINRAIQCLHPIELREDLAEDVEIGNPEPIREPEEDPNPTLPEPEIDLAVGDATPAPEEPEDVVGDVEPDATGSGGECVRNIPFQQTTRSGRRTTTPAHLRDYCLGGPR, from the coding sequence ATGGAGTCGATAAAGGCAATTGGACCAGATGGAAAAGGAAGTGGAAAAGTTATCCGGATTACAAGATTATCCAGAGAGGAGCTGGATGAAGCGGAACTAACGATCTACAGACAGCTCCAACGAGAGCGGTATCCTAAGGCGTTTGAATCGCTACAGTTAGACAACACAATCCAGCCCAAGGAGAAAATCGCTGCACTTTTTCCAATCTGGGACGCCAGAGACCGTCTCGTTCGAATCCATGGGAGAGTATCACTTGCCCTAAGAGATAGAAACATCGATCCCCCAATTTTGCTTCCTGCATCACATATAGTAATCACTTTCTTAATTACAGACAAACACGAGTCGCTACTACATGCAGGAGCGAAAGTAACACTATCcgagttaaaagaaaaattctggaTAGTCAAGGGACGACAGCAAGTGAAAAAGACTTTGTTTACTTGTGTGGAATGTAAAAAGTTGACATCACCACCATTCCAGGAATTAGCAGCCCCTCTTCCTTTAAACCGACTCAAACATGCACAATCTTTTCACGTTACAGGAGTCGATTTCGCTGGACCACTGCTGTACAAACCAGCACAGcgaaggaagaaaaggaaagctcCACCAGGCGTCCAGGATCCGACGCCAGCAGACGATCCAACTGAAGAGCGAATCGAGGAGCCACCCGCTGAAGGAGACGCTCCAAACGAAGCTCTAATCGTAGGCGAAGAGGATTCAATCGAAGAAGATGTCGAAATCCAAGACATTTTAATAACAACAACTAAAGCTAAGAAAACGAACCATCTTAAAAGTTATGTTTGTCTTTTTACGTGTGCAGTCACTCGAGCGGTTCACTTGGAATTACTACCCGATATGACGGCACGTTCCTTCTTACTAGCCTTCAGAAAATTCGCAGCTAGACGAGGACCCGTCTCAGTGATGTATTCGGACAACGCGCAAACTTTCCGATGTGTTGAACGATTCCTGAGAACTATCCATGCCGATCCAACCATTCAAGATTTCCTCGCGTCCAGAAAAACCCTTTGGATATTTTCCGCCAGCCTAGCGCCATGGTGGGGAGGATTCTGGGAACGGATGGTGAGGAGCGTCAAGGATCTGCTGCGACGCTCCAACGGTCGAGCCTGCCTTGACTACATGGAACTGGAAGCGAGTCTAGCAGAAATCGAGAGCGTAATCAACGCCCGCCCACTCAGCTATATTGGGGAAGGAGCTGACGATCCACTTCCGATAACTCCAAACCAATTTCTAAACAACAGACGTTCTACTCGTGCCGATCCGGAGCCAGCCGTTAACTTGCTAGCTCCAACATCGACCAGCATCGTACTACAAGAGATGGACAAGAACAGGAGGGAATATGTCGCTGACATCTGTGCTAGATTCGTCGACGATTATCTACTCCAACTAGACAACTTCCACTCCAAAGGAAAATCCGGAAGGAAGATCCGCCTAGGAGAAGTCGTCGTTATCCACGACGAAAACTCCAAACGACTCATGTGGTCTACCGGAGTAGTGAAGGAACTGATTCCAAGCCGCGACGGACTCATCCGCTCTGTCATGCTCAAGATTCCAAATGGTAATTTAATTAATAGAGCCATTCAATGTCTTCACCCTATAGAGCTGCGAGAAGATCTCGCCGAAGACGTCGAAATTGGAAATCCGGAACCGATCCGGGAGCCGGAAGAGGATCCAAATCCAACTCTGCCAGAGCCAGAAATCGATCTCGCTGTCGGAGACGCTACGCCAGCTCCCGAAGAACCGGAAGACGTCGTCGGAGATGTCGAGCCGGATGCTACGGGCTCTGGTGGGGAGTGTGTTAGGAATATTCCATTCCAACAGACGACGAGATCAGGACGCCGCACAACAACTCCGGCGCACCTACGCGACTATTGCCTTGGGGGCCCCCGATAG
- the LOC124322250 gene encoding uncharacterized protein LOC124322250, translating to MVQQLKASRSGTKGHMTRSIGLINGYANKVMNQQEANSLEVLEGKLKGLYETYVIASRDILEKLRASKATQEELDEEQTITLQTQDEVLGARAIIKQKKQEWLDDERDRRLLTLFQATNQASNLAGNQATSQAQMAQIIAQVMAAIPAPPAPVINVTAAPAPAPAVQSTRLPQRQIKHFRGDVLEWTQFWESFNAAVHSSSLSNVQKFDYLKEYLKGEAYLLVNNLELTDANYQVAIDELKRMYGKTDVLIDAHFAKLDALQPVKDGNDVPALRSFQLNLQSHISALETLGVPTSSFGGLLGSRLIKLIPSRLQLEWAKSATNKTTDIEMVINFIGEQIDAAERYNRIKGVEKEKPSPAPKQPKPANPPPATASQLAVGAKASPAPQVKSSLKTKNVKFNPSWIVCERPCIFCSEIHWPTKCPKGLAERKKIIFDLKRCVNCFGSKHELKDCTSTRNCNKCGGRHHTSLCDKGDVRVSNPTTAASIVASSPTTTTTACASTFGQLMLKTATVIISGQNGNETRAILFADDGSHRSWVLKSLSSQLNMKTVAVENISTRVFKKKEPSKPEMTKNVEMQVRGTWQGAPKVTLMALESDHIADTGPYVGNEFASSLWI from the coding sequence ATGGTTCAGCAACTGAAGGCTTCAAGGTCAGGAACTAAAGGCCACATGACAAGATCAATAGGCCTGATCAACGGATACGCCAACAAAGTGATGAACCAACAAGAGGCAAACAGTCTAGAGGTCCTAGAAGGAAAATTGAAAGGTCTCTACGAGACTTACGTGATCGCATCAAGAGATATTTTGGAGAAATTAAGAGCGAGCAAGGCGACGCAGGAGGAGCTTGATGAGGAGCAGACCATCACGCTCCAAACTCAAGATGAAGTACTTGGAGCGAGAGCAATCATCAAGCAGAAGAAACAAGAATGGTTGGATGATGAAAGAGACAGACGACTGTTAACGCTCTTCCAGGCAACAAATCAAGCGTCCAATCTAGCAGGCAATCAAGCAACTAGTCAAGCACAGATGGCGCAAATCATTGCCCAAGTCATGGCGGCCATTCCGGCACCTCCTGCACCAGTAATCAACGTGACGGCAGCGCCAGCTCCAGCTCCAGCCGTACAGTCGACAAGATTGCCGCAGCGACAAATTAAGCATTTCAGAGGGGACGTACTGGAATGGACCCAATTCTGGGAATCATTTAACGCAGCTGTCCACTCTTCATCTCTATCGAACGTGCAAAAATTCGACTACCTCAAGGAGTATTTGAAAGGTGAAGCGTATCTCTTAGTTAACAATCTTGAATTAACAGATGCGAATTATCAAGTCGCCATCGACGAATTGAAAAGGATGTACGGGAAGACGGACGTCCTAATCGACGCGCACTTTGCGAAACTGGATGCCTTGCAGCCCGTAAAGGACGGGAACGACGTTCCAGCTCTGAGGAGCTTCCAGCTGAATCTCCAATCGCACATCAGCGCGTTGGAAACGTTAGGAGTCCCCACATCATCCTTTGGCGGACTCCTCGGATCAAgattaatcaaattaattccTTCCAGGCTCCAGCTAGAGTGGGCGAAATCGGCAACGAACAAAACCACAGACATCGAAATGGTCATCAACTTCATTGGAGAACAAATCGATGCAGCCGAGAGGTACAACCGGATCAAAGGAGTGGAAAAGGAGAAACcatctccagctcctaaacaGCCAAAACCGGCAAACCCACCGCCAGCAACGGCATCACAACTGGCAGTAGGAGCCAAGGCAAGCCCAGCTCCTCAGGTTAAATCCtccttaaaaactaaaaacgttAAATTTAACCCAAGTTGGATTGTATGTGAAAGGCCCTGCATCTTCTGCAGCGAAATTCACTGGCCGACAAAATGCCCAAAGGGACTAGCGGAAAGGAAGAAGATaatttttgatctaaaaaGGTGCGTCAATTGCTTTGGATCAAAGCACGAGCTGAAGGATTGCACATCCACCCGGAACTGCAACAAGTGCGGAGGAAGACATCACACCTCTCTCTGCGACAAAGGAGACGTCCGAGTCTCCAacccaacaacagcagcaagcaTCGTGGCCAGCAGTCCAACTACAACAACTACAGCCTGTGCAAGCACGTTTGGACAATTGATGCTGAAAACGGCAACAGTTATCATCAGCGGCCAGAACGGTAACGAAACAAGAGCGATCTTATTTGCAGACGACGGGAGTCATCGTTCCTGGGTGTTGAAATCACTCTCATCGCAACTTAATATGAAGACAGTAGCGGTGGAAAACATCAGCACAAGAGTGTTCAAGAAAAAGGAACCCAGCAAGCCCGAAATGACGAAAAACGTTGAAATGCAAGTAAGGGGCACCTGGCAAGGCGCCCCAAAAGTTACATTAATGGCTTTAGAATCAGATCATATTGCAGATACCGGCCCGTACGTAGGAAACGAATTCGCAAGCAGCCTCTGGATCTAA